The following coding sequences are from one Gossypium hirsutum isolate 1008001.06 chromosome A12, Gossypium_hirsutum_v2.1, whole genome shotgun sequence window:
- the LOC107932616 gene encoding 4-hydroxybenzoate polyprenyltransferase, mitochondrial isoform X1, with amino-acid sequence MAPLSGGATSGLRTPLTTRMLKLHPVLNYTPFFTTPSLFSPKNLSLRSSNHKAGMVCMSTTTSPVSKDDEKLINGQPNEKVVQVSSWIDYLPKEIQPFAKLARVDKPIGTWLFLFPFAWSATLAASTGNIPDFKNLAVFACAAPFFRGAACTINDFFDRDFDKMVERTKERPMVSGAVTPFQGLCFFAFQLLLSHGIFLQLTNYSAIYEAAYIFLICTYPLMKRLTYWVYILYLTKVLASLMNR; translated from the exons ATGGCTCCCCTTTCAGGTGGTGCTACTTCTGGCCTCCGAACCCCCTTGACAACAAGGATGTTGAAGCTTCATCCTGTTTTAAATTACACCCCATTCTTCACCACTCCATCATTGTTTTCTCCAAAAAACTTGTCATTGCGTTCCTCAAATCACAAAGCCGGAATGGTTTGCATGTCCACAACCACATCTCCAGTAAGCAAAGATGATGAAAAGCTAATTAATGGGCAACCGAATGAGAAAGTGGTCCAAGTTTCATCGTGGATTGATTACTTACCCAAAGAAATTCAGCCTTTCGCTAAGCTGGCTCGCGTAGATAAGCCCATCGGTACTTGgttatttctttttccctttgCCTG GTCAGCTACGTTAGCAGCATCGACTGGAAATATTCCTGATTTCAAGAATTTAGCTGTATTTGCTTGTGCAGCTCCATTTTTTAGGGGTGCTGCTTGTACCATAAATGATTTCTTTGATCGTGATtttgataaaatg GTGGAGCGTACAAAAGAGAGACCAATGGTAAGTGGGGCTGTCACACCATTTCAAGGACTTTGTTTCTTTGCGTTTCAATTGCTACTGAGTCATGGAATTTTCCTCCAACTCACCAACTACAG CGCGATCTATGAGGCTGCATACATATTCCTAATTTGTACCTATCCTCTCATGAAGAGACTAACATACTGG GTCTACATTCTCTATTTAACAAAAGTGCTGGCGTCACTGATGAACAGATAA
- the LOC107932616 gene encoding 4-hydroxybenzoate polyprenyltransferase, mitochondrial isoform X2 → MAPLSGGATSGLRTPLTTRMLKLHPVLNYTPFFTTPSLFSPKNLSLRSSNHKAGMVCMSTTTSPVSKDDEKLINGQPNEKVVQVSSWIDYLPKEIQPFAKLARVDKPIGTWLFLFPFAWSATLAASTGNIPDFKNLAVFACAAPFFRGAACTINDFFDRDFDKMVERTKERPMVSGAVTPFQGLCFFAFQLLLSHGIFLQLTNYRSTFSI, encoded by the exons ATGGCTCCCCTTTCAGGTGGTGCTACTTCTGGCCTCCGAACCCCCTTGACAACAAGGATGTTGAAGCTTCATCCTGTTTTAAATTACACCCCATTCTTCACCACTCCATCATTGTTTTCTCCAAAAAACTTGTCATTGCGTTCCTCAAATCACAAAGCCGGAATGGTTTGCATGTCCACAACCACATCTCCAGTAAGCAAAGATGATGAAAAGCTAATTAATGGGCAACCGAATGAGAAAGTGGTCCAAGTTTCATCGTGGATTGATTACTTACCCAAAGAAATTCAGCCTTTCGCTAAGCTGGCTCGCGTAGATAAGCCCATCGGTACTTGgttatttctttttccctttgCCTG GTCAGCTACGTTAGCAGCATCGACTGGAAATATTCCTGATTTCAAGAATTTAGCTGTATTTGCTTGTGCAGCTCCATTTTTTAGGGGTGCTGCTTGTACCATAAATGATTTCTTTGATCGTGATtttgataaaatg GTGGAGCGTACAAAAGAGAGACCAATGGTAAGTGGGGCTGTCACACCATTTCAAGGACTTTGTTTCTTTGCGTTTCAATTGCTACTGAGTCATGGAATTTTCCTCCAACTCACCAACTACAG GTCTACATTCTCTATTTAA